The Deltaproteobacteria bacterium genomic interval ACAGGGGGTCGGTCATAAGGATTCTGATAGGCCTTTCGGCCCAGACCGAAGTAGCCAAACCCAATACCAGACCAACGAGCAAAACACCGATCCATCTTTTCCTGATACTTTTTTTCATGCGATACCCTCCTTGATATTTTAGTCTCCCCCGGAAATCCATGATTCCCGGATAGCTTTCACTTGAAGCATGAAAATACCGCTGTAGGGGCGGGTTTAAAACCCGCCCCTACAGAGCCCCAAGGAATGCCAGGGGCGATAAAAAATCTATTTTTGTACTAAGCGCTCATGCCCGCCTGAAGCGGTCACCACGAAGGATGAAAATGGTTTACTCTGAACTCTCAACTCCGAACTTATTTTCGTATTAAACCGCAAGGAATTTAGCCTGAATCTCCGTGTTCTCCAGAACCTCCGGGCCGGTCCCGGTGTATCCGAAAGTCCCTTTGACCATTATGTATACCCGCTCGGCCAACCCGCAAGTAAAGGGCAGGTTCCTGTCAACCAATAGGACTGCGACCCCTTCCCGGTGTATCTCCTTAATCAGGGCGAAGATGGCCTCGGCCATGATGGGGCTCAATCCTTCCGAGGGTTCATCAATCAGGATAAGCTCGGGCTCCCCCATCAGGGTTCTGACCAGGGTCAACATCTGTTGTTCGCCCCCGGAGAGATTGCTTCCCAAAGCGCTGTCCCGCTTGGCCAGTTGCGGAAACTGACCGTAAGCCCTGTCGATGGTCCACCGGGGGTTTTGCTCTTTTCCGTTCTTGAGCCCCATGATGAGATTCTCTCGAACCGTCAATTCGGGAAAGATCCTTCTTTCCTCGGGGACATAACCGATCCCCATCCGGGCAATACGGTAAGGGGGCAGGGCCTGAATCTCTTTCCCCTTGAAGCGGATAGACCCGCTCCGGGCAGGGGCGATGCCCATAATACTCTTTAGGGTGGTCGATTTGCCGACCCCGTTTCTTCCCAAAACGGCCACCAGTTCCCCCCGGGCCACTTCCAGTATTATCCCGTCCAGAACGTG includes:
- a CDS encoding ABC transporter ATP-binding protein, with translation MLLEVSQIHTYYDDSHVLDGIILEVARGELVAVLGRNGVGKSTTLKSIMGIAPARSGSIRFKGKEIQALPPYRIARMGIGYVPEERRIFPELTVRENLIMGLKNGKEQNPRWTIDRAYGQFPQLAKRDSALGSNLSGGEQQMLTLVRTLMGEPELILIDEPSEGLSPIMAEAIFALIKEIHREGVAVLLVDRNLPFTCGLAERVYIMVKGTFGYTGTGPEVLENTEIQAKFLAV